The following proteins are co-located in the Canis lupus dingo isolate Sandy chromosome 31, ASM325472v2, whole genome shotgun sequence genome:
- the LOC118352972 gene encoding uncharacterized protein LOC118352972, which translates to MSQAWQSSTLCQVCTTQLAVCKPCYVHLLKGPLHLSPVLPLRDGCQSHTLLLSAPRMCSPSIRLGIHTSDRRFQKCNRCLHPQVSKLRAVVLRLQRAQGTGRPSTPHSWPQAQPQGPAPRGVQRCLGGSIPPRAGRTGLHAHKVESSLQLRPPNRRNTRPEGGRNSREHLTDDLSPEGGWALRLRLGLDSVTPAASSWGLNRPAPAWEARLLHPPAPDRRTWASRLRTRPRALETP; encoded by the exons ATGAGTCAGGCCTGGCAGTCCAGCACGCTGTGTCAA GTGTGCACAACCCAGCTGGCGGTGTGCAAACCATGCTACGTGCACCTCCTGAAGggccccctccacctctcccccgTCCTCCCGCTCCGGGACGGATGCCAATCCCACACCCTCCTCCTGTCTGCGCCAAGGATGTGCTCACCGAGCATTCGCCTGGGAATACACACCTCTGACCGAAGGTTCCAGAAATGCAATCGCTGCCTACACCCTCAGGTTTCTAAACTACGGGCCGTGGTTCTCAGGCTGCAGCGAGCCCAAGGCACTGGGCGCCCATCCACCCCGCATTCCTGGCCCCaagcccagccccagggcccgGCTCCCCGGGGGGTCCAGAGGTGCTTAGGAGGCAGCATTCCACCCCGGGCCGGGCGAACAGGCCTCCACGCCCACAAGGTGGAGTCCAGCCTCCAACTGCGGCCTCCCAACAGGAGGAACACCCGGCCAGAGGGAGGCCGGAACAGCAGGGAGCACCTCACAGACGACCTCAGCCCCGAGGGAGGCTGGGCCCTCAGGCTGAGGCTGGGCCTTGATTCAGTGACTCCAGCTGCATCCTCTTGGGGGCTCAATCGTCCTGCCCCAGCCTGGGAGGCCCGCCTGCTCCACCCGCCCGCTCCAGACAGGAGGACATGGGCCTCCCGACTCCGGACCAGGCCTCGGGCGCTGGAAACCCCCTGA
- the CBS gene encoding cystathionine beta-synthase: MHPARPACPPLRPGPSMPSETPQAEAGSAGCPHLSGASLEKGPPADKEAKERLWIRPDAPSRCSWKLGRPLAESPHHHTALAKSPKILPDILKKIGDTPMVRINKIGKKFGLKCELLAKCEFFNAGGSVKDRISLRMIEDAERAGTLKPGDTIIEPTSGNTGIGLALAAAVKGYRCVIVMPEKMSMEKVDVLRALGAEIVRTPTNARFDSPESHVGVAWRLHNEIPNSHILDQYRNASNPLAHYDTTAEEILQQCDGKLDMLVASAGTGGTITGIARKLKEKCPGCKIIGVDPEGSILAEPEELNQSEQTAYEVEGIGYDFIPTVLDRTVVDKWFKSNDEEAFAFARMLIAQEGLLCGGSAGSAVSVAVKAAQELQEGQRCVVILPDSVRNYMSKFLSDKWMLQKGFLKEEDFTVTKPWWWHLQVQELSLSAPLTVLPTVTCEHAIEILREKGFDQVPVVDESGMILGMVTLGNMLSSLRAGKVQPSDQVQKVLYKQFKQIHLTDPLGKLSHILEMDHFALVVHEQIQCHGSEKSSKRQTVFRVVTAIDLLNFVAAREREQKTKSGSGPEPRPASATVQL; encoded by the exons ATGCACCCAGCCCGCCCCGCGTGCCCGCCTCTCCGTCCAG gtCCCAGCATGCCTTCCGAGACACCCCAAGCAGAAGCGGGGTCCGCAGGGTGCCCCCACCTTTCAGGGGCATCCCTGGAGAAGGGGCCCCCGGCAGATAAAGAAGCCAAGGAGCGCCTCTGGATCCGTCCCGATGCCCCCAGCAGGTGCTCCTGGAAGCTGGGCAGGCCCCTCGCGGAGTCTCCGCATCACCACACTGCCTT GGCGAAATCCCCCAAAATCTTGCCGGATATCCTGAAGAAAATTGGGGACACCCCCATGGTGCGAATCAACAAGATTGGCAAGAAGTTTGGCCTGAAGTGCGAGCTCT TGGCCAAGTGTGAGTTCTTCAACGCGGGTGGGAGCGTGAAGGACCGCATCAGCCTGCGCATGATCGAGGACGCCGAGCGGGCGGGGACTCTGAAGCCCGGGGACACCATCATTGAGCCGACGTCCGGGAACACCG GGATCGGGCTGGCCCTGGCTGCCGCCGTGAAGGGCTACCGCTGCGTCATCGTGATGCCGGAGAAGATGAGCATGGAGAAG GTGGATGTGCTGCGGGCCCTTGGGGCCGAGATCGTGAGGACGCCCACCAACGCCCGGTTTGACTCCCCCGAGTCGCACGTGGGGGTGGCGTGGAGGCTGCACAACGAGATCCCCAATTCCCACATCCTGGACCAG TACCGCAACGCCAGCAACCCGCTGGCTCACTACGACACCACCGCCGAGGAGATCCTGCAGCAGTGTGACG GGAAGCTGGACATGTTGGTGGCTTCGGCGGGCACGGGTGGCACCATCACGGGCATCGCCAGGAAGCTGAAGGAGAAATGCCCGGGGTGCAAA ATCATTGGGGTGGATCCGGAGGGCTCCATCCTAGCAGAGCCCGAGGAGCTGAACCAGTCAGAGCAGACCGCGTACGAGGTGGAGGGGATTGGCTACGACTTCATCCCCACGGTGCTGGACCGGACG GTGGTGGACAAGTGGTTCAAGAGCAACGACGAGGAGGCCTTCGCCTTCGCCCGCATGCTGATCGCGCAGGAGGGTCTGCTGTGCG GTGGCAGCGCCGGCAGTGCCGTGTCGGTGGCCGTGAAGGCTGCCCAGGAGCTGCAGGAGGGCCAGCGCTGCGTGGTGATCCTGCCCGACTCCGTGCGCAACTACAT GTCCAAGTTCCTGAGTGACAAGTGGATGCTTCAGAAGGGCTTCCTGAAGGAGGAGGACTTCACGGTGACCAAGCCGTG GTGGTGGCACCTCCAAGTTCAGGAGCTGAGCCTGTCGGCGCCGCTGACGGTGCTGCCCACGGTCACCTGCGAGCACGCCATCGAGATCCTGCGTGAGAAGGGCTTCGACCAGGTGCCCGTGGTGGATGAGTCAGG gatgATCCTGGGGATGGTGACCCTGGGGAACATGCTGTCGTCCCTGCGTGCCGGGAAGGTCCAGCCGTCAGACCAAGTGCAGAAAGTTCTCTACAAGCAGTTTAAGCAG ATCCACCTGACGGACCCACTGGGCAAGCTCTCGCACATCCTGGAGATGGACCACTTCGCCCTGGTGGTCCACGAGCAGATCCAGT GCCACGGCAGTGAGAAGTCCAGTAAGAGGCAGACGGTGTTCAGGGTCGTCACTGCCATCGACTTGCTGAACTTCGTGGCTGCCCGGGAGCGGGAGCAGAAGACCAAGTCAGGAAGCGGGCCGGAGCCCAGACCTGCCTCGGCCACGGTCCAGCTCTGA
- the LOC118353004 gene encoding uncharacterized protein LOC118353004: protein MPWMRPETHRKHVAAPLFGGRGGHLPVLPASCSPGPAPRRPSDARRPRSRDEYLCNVRTMLPVALSGDTLGVQSVTRGREGPGGGRHQLDECGRRAAPLLCPRRFVPVGLPAGRGLELGAGAGRWRQRFCSGSCFSGVPPLGPLPASSDSQGARKWAWDRGWTQGPEASLGLPRSGLYRVSGSGPSPRGLRPLPHSRERGSRLHAPRGLPSPRAAPHAPSSPRGRERLSLGQGRGSCRSSCPGGLCPFGVESPAALQRSSALAERRVLSVVGCPRGGRLRSQLLRSPRPVPGFRQDRHPPPPPQAELTEDPLPSFPCSPVWLGGSCHR from the exons ATGCCGTGGATGCGTCCTGAGACCCACAGGAAGCATGTTGCTGCCCCACTGTTCGGAGGCCGAGGGGGTCACCTGCCAGTCCTCCCGGCGAGCTGCAGCCCGGGACCAGCTCCGCGGCGGCCTTCCGACGCCAGACGGCCCA GGAGCCGGGACGAGTACCTGTGCAACGTCCGCACGATGCTCCCGGTGGCGTTATCGGGCGACACCCTGGGAGTCCAGTCGGTGacgaggggcagggaggggccggggggtgggCGCCACCAGCTGGACGAATGTGGCAGGCGG GCTGCGCCTTTGCTTTGTCCCCGTCGCTTTGTCCCCGTCGGGCTGCCCGCCGGCCGCGGCCTtgagctcggggcaggagcgggGAGGTGGAGGCAGCGCTTCTGTTCCGGCTCCTGCTTCTCAGGAGTCCCGCCCCTCGGGCCTCTGCCGGCCAGCTCTGACTCACAGGGCGCGAGGAAGTGGGCCTGGGATCGGGGCTGGACCCAGGGTCCAGaagcttctctgggcctcccccGTAGTGGTCTTTACAGGGTCAGCGGAAGTGGCCCCTCCCCTCGTGGATTAAGGCCTTTACCTCACAGCAGGGAGCGTGGGTCACGCCTGCACGCCCCGAGGGGTCTCCCCAGCCCCCGGGCTGCTCCCCACGCGCCCAGCAGCCCCCGCGGGCGTGAGCGGCTCTCCCTGGGCCAGGGTAGGGGCAGCTGCCGCTCGTCCTGCCCTGGGGGCCTCTGTCCCTTCGGGGTGGAGTCCCCGGCGGCCCTGCAGCGCAGCTCTGCGCTCGCGGAGAGGAGGGTCTTGTCGGTTGTCGGCTGTCCCCGTGGTGGGCGCCTGCGGTCCCAGCTTCTCCGGAGTCCCAGGCCTGTCCCAGGCTTCCGGCAG gaccggcaccccccacccccaccccaagctgaGCTGACTGAAGACCcccttcccagcttcccttgcagcccAGTGTGGCTCGGTGGCTCCTGCCACCGCTGA